GCGCCAGGGCATTGAATCTGCTTCGATGCTAAAGGCGTTCTTTTTGTTGTTTTTCGTCGATGATCCGCAAAATGCTTTCCATTCGCGCTTTGGTATAGGCGTAACCCGCTTCTGCCACTGCTGTTAATCGGTCAAATTGGAGCGCACCGATCGGCCCTACAGGGGGTGTTAGAAAAATATCTGCCGTTTGTGAAGAGAGTGCCGCGTGGCGTGCCAAACCAATATTGACCATTTGTTGAAAGAGGTGGCGCGGACGAAGAGACAGGCGGGAAGGAAGCTGCAAAAAGGCGTAATCGTGTCAGAGACGATGACAAAATCCGCACCAAGCGCTCGTGCCGGTTCTACAGGACAGTTGTCAATGAGGCCGCCATCTGCTAAAATACGATCTTTGAACATGACGGGTTGAAAGACAAGCGGAATGCTGATGCTTGCGCGGATCGCGCGCGCAAGGGTAATTTCCTCCTCGGTATCCCATAATGCACTTGGACGTTCGCCGAGCGCTTGAATGAGAGGGGATGGGCAAGTCCGGGAGGAAAAGACGACCTCACGTCCGTTTTGCATGTCGGTCGCAATAATTGCAAGAGGTTTTTGAACATCGCGAAGTGCGATGCCCTTTGTCTTGTCATGAATAAATTGTTCTAAGCGATCCCCGCGCAATAACCCTCCCCTGCGTTCTCTCTTAGTCCAGAATGTCAACAGACTTGTATCAGGATCAAGGTACCTGCGATTGAGGGTAGGCAGCGTTCGCAGCATTTCTTCAATCGAATTGCCAGCAGCATAAAGACCGGCCACCATTGCGCCGCTGCTCGTGCCGCTTACAATTTCAGGGTGGATACCACCTTCTGTCAATGCTTGTAACACGCCGATGTGAGCGCCTCCTGATGCGCCTCCACCAGCAAAGGTGAGCCCCACCTTCACATTTTCTCCATCCTTTCTAGTCGTCTGTATCGTTCATACGCGTGACGAGGTAATCTCTTTGCGCTGCATAGTTAAGTATGCCAAGTGCCTGTGCATTCTAACGCGAACAGAAAAGATAATCACATTTCTGCGAAGGAATTTTCAATTGGGTGCAGTGCGCGCATATGTACAGCCTCTGCGAGATCGGCAGGGTTGATTTCGATGCGATTGTCGAGATAAGAAATGGTTTGTGCCACACTCAGAATTCGCTTCGCACTTCGCATGTTTAGATGCAGTTGATTGACTAGACGAGAGTATAGCTCTCGCGTTTCAG
This genomic interval from Ferroacidibacillus organovorans contains the following:
- a CDS encoding patatin-like phospholipase family protein — protein: MKVGLTFAGGGASGGAHIGVLQALTEGGIHPEIVSGTSSGAMVAGLYAAGNSIEEMLRTLPTLNRRYLDPDTSLLTFWTKRERRGGLLRGDRLEQFIHDKTKGIALRDVQKPLAIIATDMQNGREVVFSSRTCPSPLIQALGERPSALWDTEEEITLARAIRASISIPLVFQPVMFKDRILADGGLIDNCPVEPARALGADFVIVSDTITPFCSFLPACLFVRATSFNKWSILVWHATRHSLHKRQIFF